The genome window GCTATCAAGGAGTTTGAATAAATGTCATTTTGTTTAGATACTTATCTTCAACAATCAGATGATTATGAAATCCACGCTTCAAAAGCAGGATTTAAAGATTGTGCAATGATTATTAGATTCAAAGCAGATGAATTAGTTTACATTAAACCTGGTGATGAAGTTTTAGGTGTTAGAGTTATTGGCATTCCAC of Methanobacteriaceae archaeon contains these proteins:
- a CDS encoding DUF1894 domain-containing protein; the encoded protein is MSFCLDTYLQQSDDYEIHASKAGFKDCAMIIRFKADELVYIKPGDEVLGVRVIGIPPIPIGFDKTKGTVFLPYTKPCHGTSVVELPINEEEVEKIKKLDTGNKK